ATCTCGTTGACCATGACGTGCTTCCACCGAACCGATTCCCTATCATCTGCAATGCACTCAAGTCGAAGCGGTTCCTTGAGGAAAACCACCTCGTCCTCGAAGAGATCCAAGGACCTCCGTCCGGGCGAAGTTCCACCGTCACCTTTGTGTACAGACTAGAACCCATCGCGCCTCCGGCCTCTTCAATTCCTCAGGCGAGTGTCCGTTCAAGAGACCGGTTCCTGGAACTTCGCGGGCTGTTGAGGAAGACCTATCAACAGCTTGGAGGGGCGGAAGAATTCCATCGTCGCGAGCGGGAGAGCTGGGACCGGTGAGACGTATTTACTGGGATACGATGATCCACGTTTACTGGTTCGAGAATAACGATGCGCTTGGCGATCGGGTGCAGCACATTCTCGATGTCATGCTGCAAAGGAGTGACATCCTTTGCAGCAGTCTCTTCACTCTCAGCGAACTTATCGTCGGGCCGACAAAGACCATAGAACCGGGTGAAGTTGAGACAATCGAAGAATACTTCGAATCCGATCTGATCACGCTTCTGCCTTATACGCGGCAGGCGGTCCGAACTTTTGCTGAACTGCGCGCCCATCACGGAGTCAAGCCTCTGGATGCGCTTCATCTGGCGATAGCCGCGAACAACAGCGTCGACCTATTCCTGACTCACGATAAGAGGCTTCAGAGGCTTCGCATGCCCGGGCTTCCGTTCATCGCGAGCCTTGAGACCGACCTCTTCTAATCCCCGAAGCACGGAACAACGAAGGGCACCGTCCGAAGACGACGCCCTTTCTCTTTCGTGAAGCTGGTTTACAGCGAGCTCATGTTGTGCAGGAACTCCTGGTTGTTGCGGGTCTTGCCGAGCTTGTCGGTGAGAAGCTCCATCGCCTCGACCGGGCTCAACGGGTTGAGCACCTTGCGGAGGATCCAAGTGCGCTGGAGGTCTTCCTTCGGGATGAGGAGCTCTTCCTTACGCGTTCCGGAGCGCTGGATGTCGATCGCCGGGAAGACACGCTTGTCGACGAGCTTGCGGTCGAGGATGACTTCCATGTTGCCGGTACCCTTGAACTCTTCGAAGATGACCTCGTCCATGCGGGAGCCGGTGTCGACGAGGGCGGTGGCGATGATGGTGAGCGAGCCGCCTTCCTCGATGTTGCGGGCCGCGCCGAAGAAGCGCTTCGGGCGTTGCAGGGCGTTCGAGTCCACACCGCCTGAGAGCACCTTGCCCGACGGCGGGACGATGGTGTTGTAGGCGCGGGCGAGACGGGTGATGGAGTCGAGGAGGATGACGACGTCGCGCTTGTGCTCGACGAGGCGCTTGGCCTTCTCGATGACCATCTCGGCGACCTGAACGTGGCGCGCGGCGGGCTCGTCGAAGGTGGAGGAGATGACTTCGCCTTTGACCGAGCGCTGCATGTCGGTGACTTCTTCTGGACGCTCGTCGATGAGCAGGACGATCAGGACGACTTCGGGGTGGTTCGAGGTGATGGAGTTGGCGATGGATTGGAGGAGCATCGTCTTGCCGGTGCGCGGCGGAGCGACGATGAGGCCGCGCTGGCCCTTGCCTACGGGAGTCAGCAGGTCCATGACGCGTCCGGAGATGTGCTCGCGGACTGTCTCCATCTTCACGCGTTCCTGCGCGTAGAGCGGCGTCAGGTTGTCGAAGAGAATCTTGTTGCGGGTCTCCTCGGGGCTCTCGAAGTTGATCGCCTCGATCTTGACGAGGGCGAAGTACTTCTCACCTTCGTGCGGCGGGCGGACGTTGCCGCTGATGGTGTCGCCGGTCTTGAGGTCGAATTTGCGAATCTGCGATGGGGAGACGTAGATGTCATCGGGGCCGGGCAGGTAGTTGTAATCGGGCGAACGGAGGAAGCCGTAGCCGTCGGGGAGGATCTCGAGGACGCCTTCGGCGAAGATGTGCCCCTCTTTTTCGCTCTGCGCCTGCAGAATCTTGAAGATAAGGTCCTGCTTGCGGAGTCCGCTGGTACCGGCGATATCGAGGCCGCGCGCGAGCTTGCCCAATTCGGCAATGTTGTGTTCTTTCAACTCAGAAATTGTCATGTTTTACCTGAAGATTTTTACTTTTTGGGAAGGAGAGATGGTTGAAGCGGAGGCGGGATCTGTCAGACGGGGAGTCGGGGACGAGGCCGGAACGCGTGGGAGTAGCAGAAATTGCGGAGTTGTTTGTGATTATGGCAGATTGCGGAGGGATTGTCGTGCAGGAAAACCGGGGTGAAACTGCCGCGCGTTAAGCTGCGCGGCGTTCCTGTGAACCAATAGCAGTGATCTTCTCAACGGGCTCGTTGGCGTCGTCCATGGGAATCGTGTCTTTGAAACGGTCCAGAACCTCATTCGTGGTGTCCTGAAGCCGGGTGTTCGGCTTGTGCAGCTTCCTCGTCGCCTTCGACGCAAGCTGACATAGCTCGTAGCGGTTTGTTACGTGAGTCAAAGCTCCAAAAATCAAATCCGAGCGCATAGCATTCTCCTTTTCTTGCCGGTGGACGTCATCGGTCCACTGGTCTCATTTCGAATACAAACTGTGTTGTTTTCTACCGCACACTCGTTAGACGCTAAAATCCGCGCTGACGACTCTTTCCCAGCCAAAAAGTTCGACTAACCTGTTTCAGACTGGTTTCAGACTGGGTCAAGGGATAAAAAGCACACACGACGGTCGCGGCGAGAGGTCAAAGACCACAGGCTAGTTCCAACGTTTTGTGCGGTTTATGCCAGAATCAGACTATCCGGATGAGAAGAGGCTTAAATGCAAAGACACGGGGGGAAAGCCTATCTCCGTGCCGAACCTGAGCCGCTGAACTCCTCTACCCACGCAGGCACAAAGGCAACGACACTCATGGAAAGTAAATCGTCCGGGGGGGGCGGGTCAATACTTTTTTTGGGAAGTTCGCCTGCGGGTAATCCCGGAAACGGAAGATTTTGAATCGAGAATCAGTCGAATCCGTGTTCGTCAAGACCAATAACTTCGATCAAGTGTCCGGTATTGGATCGCCTCCGCGATGTGTTTGACCGCGATATCCTGCACCCCTTCGAGGTCTGCGATGGTGCGGGAGACCTTGAGGATGCGGTCGTGGGCGCGGGCGCTCAGGCCCTGTTGCTGCATTGCCCGTTCAAGCAGCCTCTCGGCGTCCGAGGACAGCTCGCAGAAGACGCGAATCTGCTGAGTGGACATCTGGGAGTTTGAAAAGACTTTCCGCGAGACTGCTTTGGCGCTTCCCTTCGTCCGCTCCGCCGTCGCGCCAAAGCGCTCATGCTGGCGCTCCCGGGCTGCAAGGACACGCGCCCGGATCTCGGAAGAGCCCTCGCTGGCCGAGCCGCCCCGCAGTTCCTTATATTGCACTGCAGGCACCTCGATGTGGATGTCGATGCGGTCAAGCAGAGGTCCACTGACCTTCGAGACATATCGCTGAATCATCGGCGGCGTACACATGCACTCGCGGCTCTTATCGTTGAAGTAGCCGCAAGGACACGGGTTCATCGCCGCTGCGAGCATGAAGCGCGCGGGAAAGCTGAGGCTCATGGCCGCGCGCGTGATGGTCACCATGCCGTCCTCCAACGGCTGCCGCAGAACCTCAAGGACGTTGCGAGGAAACTCCGGCAGTTCGTCGAGAAAGAGCAGACCGTTGTGTGCGAGCGATACCTCGCCGGGACGCGGCATCACGCCACCGCCGATCAGCCCCGCGTCGGAGATGGTGTGGTGTGGCGAACGGAAAGGCCGGTGCGCCACGAGGCCGTCCTCAGCGTTCAGCACACCCGCTACCGAGTGGATCTTTGTCGTCTCGAGCGCCTCCTCAAACCGCAACGGCGCGAGAATCGAAGGCAGGCGCTTCGCCAGCATCGTCTTTCCGGAACCCGGCGGCCCGATCATCAGGATGTTGTGTCCGCCCGCCGCCGCGACCTCCAAGGCGCGTTTGGCGACGCCCTGCCCGCGTACGTCCTTGAAGTCCGCCGGGAAGTGTTGCATCTCGTTCAGCAGGTCGGTCGCTTCCACCTTGAGCGGCACGGCGGTGATCGCTCCGAACGCCGCCGCGTTCAGCAGTTCGCGGACTTCGGTGAGCGTCTTGACGGGGTACACATCCACGCCTTCGACTACAGCCGCCTCTTTCGCATTGCTCTCGGGAACGATGAGGTTGCGAATGCCCCTGGCCTTCGCAGCCACCGCGATGGGAAGCATTCCCTGCACGGCCCGCAGGCCTCCGTCGAGACCAAGTTCTCCGACCAGGAGGAAGTCGCTCATGTCCTTGATGTTGAGGCCGCCATACGCGCCGAGAATGCCGATGGCGATGGGAAGGTCGAAGCCCGAGCCTTCCTTCTTGAGGTCAGCCGGAGCGAGGTTGATGGTGATGCGGGTGGGAGGCAGACCGAAGCCGGAGTTCTTGATGGCCGCGCGCACACGGTCCCGACTCTCCCGGACCGCCGCATCCGGTAATCCGACCGTGTGGAACTGCTCTTCGCCAAGGGTGACGTTCGCGAAGTCGATCTCGACCTCGATGATGCTTGCGTCGATCCCATAGACCGCCGCACTGCGTACTTTGAAGAGAGACATAAGGTCGCCTGATCAATCCTGGAGGCAGAAGTTTGAAACGGAACAGAAGGAAGCTATGGGCCGGAGTCCGCCCAGTCTAGCACCGCGCCTGCGACCACAGAGGAGGCTGGCACATCAGAAGGATGCGAAGCCGATAAACTTCGCCACGTTTCCGCTGCCTCGTGACACACTATGTGAAATCTCCAAGCCAGCGAACGAAGATAGAGATTTTAGAAGGATTCGCACGCATGCAAGTGTTTCCCCGCTCCCTCCGCCTCGTCGCTTTCGCCGCCGTGCTCCTTGCCGCCACCTCGGGTCACCGGGCCTTCGCACAGAACAACGACGTCTCGTCCCAGGAGACCGATACGCCCCCCGGTCCGTTTGATCCAGGTCATAGTTCCGTTGCGGACGACAAGCAGCAGGCGTGGCTCATCCTCACCGATGCGTACAACGACAAGCACTCGCTGGTGCGCGTGCAGGCTTTGGCCGCGCTCGGCAATGTCGGGGACGACCGCGCCGCCAAGATGATCTCCGATGAGTTGAACGACACCGATATCGATGTGCGCACGGGCGCCGTGCTCGCCTGCGGCGAGGGACGCCAGCTTTTGCTCATCGGCAGGCTGCACGACATGCTCGACGACAAGGAGCCCGAGGTGGCGTTCGCCGCGGCAACGACCCTCTGGAAAATGAAGGACCACTCCGGTGAGGACATCCTGATGGCCGTCGCGAATGGCGACCGGCCTGCAAATGCGACGTTTGTGAACGGGACGATGCACACGATGAACAAGGACTTCCATAACCCGTCGACGCTCACCCGCATGGGCGCGCTGCAGGGAGCCAGCTTTCTGCTCGGTCCCTTCGGCTTTGGCATCACCGCGTACGAGGCGATGCGCAAGAGCGGAGGAAGCTCGGCGCGCGTGGTCGCGATCGAGCAACTCGCGCAGGAACGCACCGGCCCGGTGCGGGCACAGTTGCTGAGCGCGCTTGGCGATAAGGATCCCGGGGTACGGGCCTCAGCCGCGAAGGCGCTCGGTGATTACCACGAGCCTGATGTCGCTACGGCGCTGGCTAATCTGTTCATCGATTCGAAGCCACCGGTTCGGTATACCGCCGCGGCAGCCTATCTGCATTCGACCGGCGCGGCTCCGGCTCCGGCAACTCCACCTGCCGTAGCGAAGCCCGCCTCGAAGAAGCGCTGAATCGATCCGATCCATCAAAATTGACATTACTTCCGGGCCGGAGGATGGTAGCGTTCGACGCAGGAGTTCAACCAACATGCGTAAGTTCATGAGCCTGTTCGTCCTCGCTACCCTCTTCCTCCTTCCAACCATCCCGGTCCAGAGTCAAACCACTGCCCCTCCAGCAAGCATCTCCTGCGATGGAACTCCCGCCGCGGTGCGCGTCTCCGAGATCAAACCCGGGATGATGGCCGACTTTCTGAAGGCCGTTGACGCCCATCGCGCCTGGTATCGAGCGCACGGATTCACCGCCAACCAGATCTACGCCTCGCGCGTCTACGATCAAGGCCCCAACGCTCCGTTTTCCGAGACCGAGGTTCTCACCTTCCACGTCAATCCGCCGACGGCCAGCAGACCCGTGGAGCAGGACGATGCTTACAAGGCGTTCGTCAAGATGTACCGTGACACATCCAGCCTCAAGAACGAGTACCGCATCTGCATGCCGAAGCAGCCTTAGCCTGGAACGCCTTCCCAGGCGACGACCGCCGTACAATCGAGGCTGACGTGAACACAAGCCTCTTCGAGCTCTTCAAGATCGGCATCGGCCCCTCCAGCTCGCACACAGTGGGGCCGATGCGCGCCGCGCTAAGGTTTGTGCGAGAGCTGGATGAGGCTGGACAGCTTGATGCGACAGCGAGGCTGCGCGCCGATCTCTACGGATCGCTTGCGCTGACCGGCATCGGCCACGCGACCGACCGCGCGGTTCTGCTTGGGCTTCTCGGCGAGGCTCCCGATACCGTCGATCCTGCGCTCGTGGAGCAGCATCTTGCCGGCATCCGCGCTGCGGATTCTCTTGCCCTGCTTGGGCGTCATCCGATTCCCTTCAACGAGCCGCAGCATCTTCTCTTTCATCGCGACCAGATGTTCCCGGATCCAGGAGTGCCGACGCATCCAAACGGTATACGTTTCGCGGCGTTTGACGCAGCCGGTGCGCGGCTGCGCGAGGATGTCTTCTTCTCCGTCGGGGGCGGCTTCATTCTCTCGCGGGCGGAGTTTCATCCGGAGAAGGTCGCCACCAGCTCGCGCACCGTGCCCTACCCGTTTTCAAGCGCAGCGGAGTTGCTGCACATAGCCTCGGCCGAAGGGCTGACGATCGCGAATCTCCTGCTCGCCAATGAAGTGGCGCTGCTGGAGTCGGACGCTGCGATCAACCGGCCTCCGCCTCACCCCGAAGCATTCAACGGGACGGCCGAGGACCGAATTCGAGCGAGCATCCTCAGCCTCTGGCGCGTGATGCAGCAATGCACGGAGCGTGGAATCGCCACGCAGGGCATACTGCCCGGTGGGCTCAACGTGCGGCGGCGGGCGCACAGGCTGGCGGAGCGGCTCAACAACCCCCAGGCTCCCGATCCGCTCGCCGCCATCGACTGGGTGACGCTCTACGCCATGGCCGTCAATGAAGAGAACGCCGCGGGTGGGCGCGTCGTAACGGCGCCGACGAACGGCGCGGCCGGGGTGATTCCGTCGATAGCCCACTACTACATGCGGTTCATCGAGGGTCCGGGCCAGAGCACGCAGGAGGAGAAGCAGGATGGGCTGATCCGGTTCTTCCTCACGGCGGCAGCCATCGGGATTCTCTACAAGGAGAATGCCAGCATCTCGGGGGCGGAGGTTGGATGCCAGGGCGAGGTCGGCGTGGCCTGCTCGATGGCTGCCGGAGGTCTTGTGGCCGCGCTGAATGGCACGAACGAGCAGGTCGAACACGCAGCCGAGATCGGCATGGAACACAACCTCGGAATGACGTGCGATCCCATCGGCGGCCTGGTGCAGATCCCGTGTATCGAACGGAACGGCATGGGCGCGGTAAAAGCCATCAACGCGGCGCGCATGGCGATGCACGAGACCGAAGGCCACAAACTCTCGCTCGACCAAGTGATCGCGACGATGTACCAGACGGGGCTGGACATGCAGTCGCGCTACAAGGAGACGTCGCTGGCAGGGCTTGCTCTCAACATTATCGAGTGTTGAGTCGCCCGGTCGTCACGCTGCGGCGGCGAGGTAGGAGTACCGCCCCGCGTGGCTCGTCTCGTAAAGCGCGAGCAGACGCTGGCGCATGAGGTAGTAGGCGCTTGCGGCTTCCTGGACGTTGAACGGCCCGCGAACTTCGCCACGGCCGAACGCAAGGTTGAGCCCAAGCCGGAAGGTCGCGCGTTTGAGCAGGATCGCATCCCGGCGCATCCGTTCGGCGACGATTACGCTCTCGTTGAAGTTCCAGCGCTGCGCGTATCCCGCGAGCGCGATCAGGACGTCCGCGTTGGCGCGCATGCGCTGCAGGCCATCCGCTCCGCCGATCATGGTCCAGAGCTGGTCGGTCTCGATGCCGATCTGACCCTTCATCGGATGAAGATATTCGAGAGCGACCGAAGCGATGCCGTCAGACGGCAGGGGCTCGAGCTTCGCGACGAGATCCTCCCAACTCATGTTGGACAGCCGGGATGATTTGATGTGCGTCCTGACGAACGCGAACCCGATGCAAAGAATCGCTGCGGCAAAGAGGACGAGAAAGGTCATAGGGGAGGTCCGTCGACGCTTGTCAGATCGTATTGCACCCGGCGGTGGAGAGCAACAAGATAAGCGGACATCTCTGGAGAAAGTGGCGCGCGTGCCTTTTCCGGGAGGCAGAAGGTAACGATCCAGAAGCCCAGGACCGACAGGTAAACCCCCATCCGGAGATACGAAAAGACGACAAACTCTCGATCCCAGCCGAGGATGACATGCGCAAACTCCTCGAGCAGCGCGCTGAACGCCCATATCGCGATTCCCTGCCCAAGCGCGACCACGTAGCTTCGCCGCTGCAGGCCCAGCCGGTTTGCGGCCGCCGACATCGCGAGAAAAAGCTCGCAGGTGAGAAGCGAGGTGAAGACCGTCACTCGCACATTCCACAGGGCGAGGCCACGGGACTGCGGCGGACCAAGCTGCAGGGCGAGTCCGGCGGCCGCGACCAAACCAATCATTCCCCACACGAGAAACGAGTTCCTCGCATCGCGAACCCAGGTTCCGGTCGGACGCAGAATATCGCGGGCGATCTCATAGATCAACGCGACCTGGAAGACGTAGTCGGCGAAGCCGGTAATCCAGTAGGCGAGAAAGTAAGCGCGGTGGCTCGCATGGCGCGAGATCACGAAGAGAAGGATCGTGGTCAGCGCCTGGAAGCCCATCATGCCGGTGAAGATCGGATATTCCCCGGCACGCTTCCGGAATGCCAGGACAAGCACGAGGGCGACGTGACCGGCGAAGCCCGCCGCCCACAGTGCGTTGTCCAGCATGGAGACGTTCATCAGTGAGAGACCTGTCCCTGCGGATTAGACCCCTAAGACGACAGCAACAGTGTACGCAACAATGAATGCCGACGAAGCGGAAGCAGCGGCAGGAGGAGGATTCGTGCCCCACCGCTCAGCCTGGGCCATGGGAGCAGCGACGAGGGAAAGGGTGGCGGCGGCAAAGGTGAACGAACGGAGGAAGTTCTTCATGGTGTGGCTCCTTGGGGCGCAAAAGTGCGCTGCTCAAGCGTAGCTGGATGACACACCGTAGAAACAGAGATCATTTGAAGGCGTAGCGTTTGTCTCAAGAGTGAAGGAAGACGGTCTCGAAACAGACATATCTTCCTTTTAAAATGACCACTTCGGGACTGGTCTCGGCCTCGAAACTCACCATAAGAGCGTAAAAAGGGAGCGCCGTAGCGCCCCCTCTCGCCGGACGTGGAATGAACCAGTTACGGAACGGCAATTCCTTGAGGTGAACCTTTCGGCGTCGAAAGATATCCGGAGACCTGATTCTTGGCAATCGAATTCACGACGACCTCGTACAGCACCGGGGACTTGCCTGTATAGAATTGCACCGGCTCGTCGAGGCTCTTATCCTTCTTCTCGATGTTCTTGTCGTCCGCGCTCACGTTGAGCGTGAACTTCGAGTGCTTTTCGTCCGCCTTCTTCAACTGCAGCTTGATCGAGGAGAGAAGCGTTGGCTGCTGGCCCTTGTGCAGCGTGAACTCGTAGTAGTTGCGATCGCCCTTGTGCTTGAGCGTCTCGAGTTCGGAAGCATTGTGAGCGATGAGACCGCTCATCACACCCGCATCGCCTACGACCCGCGAAAGCTGCGTCTTTGTATCTTCAAGATCCTGCTTGGTCGAGGCTACGTCGGTCTTGACGCCGCCGACATCGTTCTTGACTCCGCCGACGTCGGTCTTCACGTTTGAAACATCGCTGGCAACCGCGCCAAGCTGTTTCTCCGTAGACTCCTGTTCTTTCTCGATCTTCGCGGCCGAGGCACGCTGCACGGCCATAATCGCGGCGGCGCGTGTTTCAATCTGCTTCTGGGTCATGCCGACGCTCTGACCCAATGTCTCGCTCGTCGCCTTGAGCTGTGCGTTCGTTGTCTCCAGTTTCTGAACGAGGTCCGCATTGCGGGCATCGGCCGCTGCGAGACGCGTCTCCGCCGCAGAAAGATGGTTCTGCAAGCCGTAGCACCAGACAAGGGCGCCAAGTCCGAGCAACACAGCAACCAGTCCGGCAATCAAGCCGCCCTGAACCGTTCTTTCTTCGACAACAACGTTCTCACTCATCGGAATCCCTCCACGTTCTTTCGACCGCGTCCACAGAAAAGCGGAAGCAGCGCTAAGAATACTCTGATCTTTCCCAAACTAGAATGGTTGGATGCGGTCTTCTGATTTCTGCATCGCGGGAGGGGGAATCATTGGTCTTACCCTCGCGCTTGAACTTCATCGTCGCGGCGCCGAGGTAACTGTCGTAGAACGCGACATCCCACTCAAGCAGGCCTCGCAGGCAGCTGCCGGCATGCTGGCCGTCCGTGATCCCGATAACCCTCCCGAGCTTCTTCCGCTCTCCGAGCTGAGCATCGATCTCTACCCTGCCTTCCTCGACCGGATCGAACGTCTTTCAGGGCAACGTGTTCCGTTCCAGACCACGGTCACGTATCAGTCAGTTGGTCATTCGTCCCTGAGGCCCGCGATCAATCTGCCCACGGGCCTCATCCCCGGCGACGACGGCCTTTCCCGGCTGGAGGAGCATTCGCTCGACCCGCGCCAACTTGCCCCGGCTCTGCTGACCGCTGTCCGCAACACGTCGGTCGTGATCCTCGACCACACGACCATCGAGTCGGCCCCACCCGCCGGCTGCCTGATCAGCACGCTTGGGCCATGGGGTGCGCCACCAGCGGCTCCTCGCAAGGGGCAGATGCTCGCTGTGAGCGTTCCCGCCTCGTTCGGCCTTGATTACGTTGTTCGAACCGAGCATATCTACATCGTTCCCCGCCTCCAGGGACCACGCGCCGGACAGGCTGTGATCGGAGCGACCGTGGAAGACGCCGGCTTCTCGACACACACGGAACCGGCCAGCCTGGCTCGCCTCCGCGGACTGGCTGCTGCCTTCCTCCCTGCGGTTGCTGATGAAACGGACTTTCCGATCGTCGATCACTGGGCAGGTCTGCGTCCCTACACGCCCGACAACCTTCCGATGCTCGGCGAGATCGAGGCGGCTGATCCCGGCAGTACAAAACGCTTCGTCGCGACCGGACACTACCGCAACGGGATCCTCCTCGCGCCCGCAACCGCTCATGTCATGGCCGAACTTCTTACGGGAGAGGTTCCTTCTGTCGACCTGTGTCGGTTCGCTCCGGGACGCTTTGGGAAGGCATAGCATCTTCGCACAACCTCACCGATATTCGCGCAGCCGCCGTGACAAGCGTTTCTCCGCTGCGCTATAACCGAAGGGTCTCGTGCGCACTAAGCGCGAAAGGATTGCCCATGTCCACTGCTGTCGCCTCTAAAGGTTTGGAAGGCATTGTTGCCACGACCTCGTCCATTTGCTGGATCGACGGTGACGCCGGTGTGCTCTCGTACCGCGGCATCGATATCCACGAGCTCGCAAGCAAATCGACCTTCGAAGAGACCACCTACCTGCTTTGGGAAGGTAAGCTGCCGACAGCCTCCGAGCTCGCCTCCTTCTCAAAGGAACTCGCGGAAGCTCGCGAGCTGAACCCCGCGGTCCTCGACTTTCTGCGCAGCGTGCCCACGACCGCGACTCCAATGGAGGTCCTCCGCACGGCCGTCTCGCTTCTGAGCATCTACGACGCCGATGAGAAGCTCTCCACGCATGATGCGAATGTTCGTAAGTCGTTCCGGCTCACTGCGCAGATCGCCATGATCGTTGCCGTGTTCGACCGCATCCGCAAGGGCAAGCCGGTCGTCGAAGCCGACAAGAGCCTCTCGCACGCAGCCAACTTCCTCTGGATGCTGAACGGCGAGAAGCCCTCCGAGACCGCGACCCGCGCGCTCGATATCGCGCTCATCCTCCACGCCGACCACGAACTGAACGCGAGCACCTTCGCCGCGCGCGTCATCGCCGCGACCCTCGCGGATCTGCACTCCGCCATTACGGGGGCCATCGGGGCTCTCAAAGGACCGCTGCACGGCGGAGCCAACGAGGCCACGATGCGCCTGCTCTATGCCATCGATGAAGCCGGAGCCGACCCGGTCGAGTATGTCCGGCAGATGTTTATCGAAAAGAAGAAAATCTCGGGCTTCGGCCACCGCGTTTACCATACCGAAGACCCCCGCGCGACCCACCTGCGCCGCATGTCGGAGGAGCTTGGAACCGCCGCCGGCAACACGAAGTGGTTCGACATGTCGAAGAAGATCGAAGCCTTCGTGAAGGGCGAAAAGAAGCTCAACGCCAACGTCGACTTCTACTCCGCGAGCACCTACACCACGCTTGGCATCGACATCGATCTCTTTACCCCGATCTTCGCCGTCAGCCGCATCTCCGGCTGGGCGGCCCACGTGATCGAGCAGCACGACGACAACCGCCTCATCCGCCCGCGCGCCGACTACACCGGCCCCGAGTACCCCGCACCCTACATTCCTGTCGATAAGCGCTAAGCAGGCGATAACGTCGTGAAGAAGGTGGCCGTGAACTCTCCCGGCCACCTTTTTTCCGAGGCTTACATCTTCTGGCTCGCCGGTGGCACGATCCCGTTCATCCGCAGATACTCCACGAGCTGCCCGTAGTGGTCGAAGCCATGCATGACGCCGTAACCGGCCATGGTTGCCCGTGTCTGGCTATTCGTTCCCAGCACCATCTCGAATGCATTCTCCAACGTCAGCCTGGCCACCGACTGGTGGGCGTAATCGAACGAAGCCTTGAGCGCCGCCACGAGATCGTCCTTGCTCGTGAGGCTTGCAATCGTCTTGGTGTCGACCGTCGTCTGAACGCCGCCAACCGCACGGAAGATGCCGTAGTTGGCCTGGGCGATGTGCGCGATCATCTGCCCGAAGGTGCGCACGCCCTCGTACTTGGTCGTCTGCGACCCGGTAAAGAT
This genomic window from Granulicella sibirica contains:
- a CDS encoding citrate synthase, producing MSTAVASKGLEGIVATTSSICWIDGDAGVLSYRGIDIHELASKSTFEETTYLLWEGKLPTASELASFSKELAEARELNPAVLDFLRSVPTTATPMEVLRTAVSLLSIYDADEKLSTHDANVRKSFRLTAQIAMIVAVFDRIRKGKPVVEADKSLSHAANFLWMLNGEKPSETATRALDIALILHADHELNASTFAARVIAATLADLHSAITGAIGALKGPLHGGANEATMRLLYAIDEAGADPVEYVRQMFIEKKKISGFGHRVYHTEDPRATHLRRMSEELGTAAGNTKWFDMSKKIEAFVKGEKKLNANVDFYSASTYTTLGIDIDLFTPIFAVSRISGWAAHVIEQHDDNRLIRPRADYTGPEYPAPYIPVDKR
- a CDS encoding DinB family protein codes for the protein MNMSVKRYCWSTIAIVAMATCGVTSAAAQLQDGKTRPAATSSTVPPAKAYDGLLTSFEQEMMGVAQAMPAEKYSFAPSQAIFTGSQTTKYEGVRTFGQMIAHIAQANYGIFRAVGGVQTTVDTKTIASLTSKDDLVAALKASFDYAHQSVARLTLENAFEMVLGTNSQTRATMAGYGVMHGFDHYGQLVEYLRMNGIVPPASQKM